The proteins below are encoded in one region of Peromyscus eremicus chromosome 10, PerEre_H2_v1, whole genome shotgun sequence:
- the B3gnt2 gene encoding N-acetyllactosaminide beta-1,3-N-acetylglucosaminyltransferase 2, whose amino-acid sequence MSVGRRRIKLLGILMMANVFIYLIVEVSKNSSQEKNGKGGVIIPKEKFWKISSPPRAYWNREQERLNRWYNPILNRLANQTGDLYMSPNTSHLGYCEPDLRVMTAVTDFNNLPDRFKDFLLYLRCRNYSLLIDQPKKCAKKPFLLLAIKSLIPHFARRQAIRESWGRESTVGNQTVVRVFLLGKTPPEDNHPDLSDMLKFESEKHQDILMWNYRDTFFNLSLKEVLFLRWVSTSCPDAEFVFKGDDDVFVNTHHILNYLNSLSKNKAKDLFIGDVIHNAGPHRDKKLKYYIPEVFYTGVYPPYAGGGGFLYSGPLALRLYNITDRVHLYPIDDVYTGMCLQKLGLVPEKHKGFRTFDIEEKNKKNICAYIDLMLVHSRKPQEMIDIWSQLQSPNLKC is encoded by the coding sequence ATGAGTGTTGGACGTCGAAGAATAAAGTTGTTGGGTATCCTGATGATGGcaaatgtcttcatttatttgATCGTGGAAGTCTCCAAAAACAGTagccaagaaaaaaatggaaagggggGAGTAATAATACCCAAAGAAAAGTTCTGGAAGATATCCAGCCCTCCCCGGGCGTACTGGAACCGAGAACAAGAGAGACTGAACAGGTGGTACAATCCCATTCTGAACAGGCTGGCTAACCAGACAGGGGACTTGTATATGTCTCCTAACACAAGTCATCTGGGCTACTGTGAACCTGACCTAAGGGTCATGACAGCTGTGACAGATTTTAATAATCTGCCGGACAGATTTAAAGACTTCCTCTTGTATTTGAGATGCCGAAATTACTCACTGCTTATAGATCAACCGAAGAAATGTGCAAAGAAACCTTTCTTACTGCTGGCAATTAAGTCCCTCATTCCACATTTCGCCAGAAGGCAAGCAATTCGGGAGTCTTGGGGCCGAGAATCCACAGTGGGGAACCAGACAGTAGTGAGGGTCTTCTTGTTGGGCAAGACACCCCCCGAGGACAACCACCCTGACCTTTCAGACATGCTGAAGTTTGAGAGTGAGAAGCACCAGGACATTCTCATGTGGAACTACAGAGACACATTCTTCAACCTGTCCCTGAAGGAAGTGCTGTTTCTCAGGTGGGTGAGCACTTCTTGTCCAGATGCGGAGTTTGTTTTCAAAGGTGATGATGATGTGTTTGTGAACACTCATCACATCCTGAATTACTTGAATAGCTTATCCAAGAACAAAGCCAAAGATTTGTTTATAGGTGACGTGATCCACAATGCTGGGCCTCATCGGGATAAGAAACTGAAGTACTACATCCCAGAAGTCTTCTACACTGGGGTCTACCCACCGTATGCAGGGGGAGGTGGATTCCTGTACTCTGGCCCCCTGGCCCTGAGACTGTACAACATAACTGACCGGGTCCACCTCTACCCCATAGATGATGTTTATACTGGAATGTGCCTTCAGAAACTGGGCCTTGTTCCAGAGAAACACAAAGGCTTCAGGACATTTGATAttgaagagaagaataaaaaaaatatttgtgcatatatagaTCTGATGTTAGTACATAGCAGAAAACCTCAAGAGATGATTGATATTTGGTCTCAGTTGCAAAGTCCTAATTTAAAATGCTAA